The following coding sequences lie in one Desmodus rotundus isolate HL8 chromosome 1, HLdesRot8A.1, whole genome shotgun sequence genomic window:
- the APTX gene encoding aprataxin isoform X2, which produces MWPRVMMRVCWLVRQDHQQERIKLPHLEAVTIGRSPETKITDKKCSRQQVQLKAECNKGYVRVKQVGVNPTSIDSVIIGKDQEVKLQPGQVLHMVNELYPYIVEFEEEAKSPGLETHRKRKRSGSSDSVERDAAQEAEPSTGLQRGSDSSQCFVPPNKGTDASTKKGSLGHWSQGLKISMQDPKMQVYKDEQVVVIKDKYPKARHHWLVLPWASISSLKAVTREHLELLKHMHAVGEKLIADVAESSKLRFRLGYHAIPSMSHVHLHVISQDFDSPCLKNKKHWNSFNTEYFLESQAVIEMVQETGRVTVRDGMPELLKLPLRCHECQQLLPSIPQLKEHLKKHWPE; this is translated from the exons ATGTGGCCCAG AGTAATGATGCGGGTGTGCTGGTTGGTGAGACAGGACCACCAGCAAGAGCGGATCAAACTTCCACATTTGGAAGCAGTCACCATTGGGCGTAGCCCGGAGACCAAGATCACTGATAAGAAATGTTCTCGACAGCAAG TACAGTTGAAAGCAGAGTGTAACAAAGGATACGTCAGGGTAAAGCAG GTAGGGGTCAATCCTACCAGCATTGACTCAGTCATAATTGGGAAGGACCAAGAGGTGAAGCTGCAGCCTGGCCAGGTTCTCCACATGGTGAATGAACTTTATCCATATATTGTAGAGTTTGAGGAGGAGGCAAAGAGCCCTGGCCTCGAGacacacaggaagagaaagagatcaGGCAGCAGTGATTCTGTAGAAAGGGATGCTGCCCAGGAAGCTGAGCCCAGTACAGGACTGCAGCGTGGGAGTGATTCTAGCCAATGCTTTGTGCCCCCAAACAAGGGAACAGATGCATCTACTAAAAAG GGGTCATTGGGCCACTGGAGTCAAGGCTTGAAGATTTCTATGCAGGACCCCAAAATGCAG GTTTACAAAGATGAGCAGGTGGTGGTGATTAAGGATAAATACCCCAAGGCTCGTCACCACTGGCTGGTCTTACCATGGGCCTCCATTTCCAGTCTGAAGGCTGTTACCAGGGAACACCTTGAGCTCCTCAAACACATGCATGCTGTGGGGGAAAAGTTGATTGCAGATGTGGCTGAGTCGAGCAAACTCCGCTTTCGATTGGGCTACCACGCCATTCCTAGCATGAG CCATGTCCACCTTCATGTCATCAGCCAGGATTTTGATTCTCCttgccttaaaaacaaaaaacattggaATTCTTTTAATACAGAATACTTCCTAGAATCACAAG CTGTGATCGAGATGGTACAAGAGACTGGCAGAGTAACTGTCCGAGATGGGATGCCTGAGCTCTTGAAGCTGCCCCTGCGTTGTCATGAGTGCCAGCAGCTGCTGCCTTCCATTCCTCAGCTGAAGGAGCATCTCAAGAAGCACTGGCCAGAGTGA
- the APTX gene encoding aprataxin isoform X1 — MMRVCWLVRQDHQQERIKLPHLEAVTIGRSPETKITDKKCSRQQVQLKAECNKGYVRVKQVGVNPTSIDSVIIGKDQEVKLQPGQVLHMVNELYPYIVEFEEEAKSPGLETHRKRKRSGSSDSVERDAAQEAEPSTGLQRGSDSSQCFVPPNKGTDASTKKGSLGHWSQGLKISMQDPKMQVYKDEQVVVIKDKYPKARHHWLVLPWASISSLKAVTREHLELLKHMHAVGEKLIADVAESSKLRFRLGYHAIPSMSHVHLHVISQDFDSPCLKNKKHWNSFNTEYFLESQAVIEMVQETGRVTVRDGMPELLKLPLRCHECQQLLPSIPQLKEHLKKHWPE, encoded by the exons ATGATGCGGGTGTGCTGGTTGGTGAGACAGGACCACCAGCAAGAGCGGATCAAACTTCCACATTTGGAAGCAGTCACCATTGGGCGTAGCCCGGAGACCAAGATCACTGATAAGAAATGTTCTCGACAGCAAG TACAGTTGAAAGCAGAGTGTAACAAAGGATACGTCAGGGTAAAGCAG GTAGGGGTCAATCCTACCAGCATTGACTCAGTCATAATTGGGAAGGACCAAGAGGTGAAGCTGCAGCCTGGCCAGGTTCTCCACATGGTGAATGAACTTTATCCATATATTGTAGAGTTTGAGGAGGAGGCAAAGAGCCCTGGCCTCGAGacacacaggaagagaaagagatcaGGCAGCAGTGATTCTGTAGAAAGGGATGCTGCCCAGGAAGCTGAGCCCAGTACAGGACTGCAGCGTGGGAGTGATTCTAGCCAATGCTTTGTGCCCCCAAACAAGGGAACAGATGCATCTACTAAAAAG GGGTCATTGGGCCACTGGAGTCAAGGCTTGAAGATTTCTATGCAGGACCCCAAAATGCAG GTTTACAAAGATGAGCAGGTGGTGGTGATTAAGGATAAATACCCCAAGGCTCGTCACCACTGGCTGGTCTTACCATGGGCCTCCATTTCCAGTCTGAAGGCTGTTACCAGGGAACACCTTGAGCTCCTCAAACACATGCATGCTGTGGGGGAAAAGTTGATTGCAGATGTGGCTGAGTCGAGCAAACTCCGCTTTCGATTGGGCTACCACGCCATTCCTAGCATGAG CCATGTCCACCTTCATGTCATCAGCCAGGATTTTGATTCTCCttgccttaaaaacaaaaaacattggaATTCTTTTAATACAGAATACTTCCTAGAATCACAAG CTGTGATCGAGATGGTACAAGAGACTGGCAGAGTAACTGTCCGAGATGGGATGCCTGAGCTCTTGAAGCTGCCCCTGCGTTGTCATGAGTGCCAGCAGCTGCTGCCTTCCATTCCTCAGCTGAAGGAGCATCTCAAGAAGCACTGGCCAGAGTGA
- the APTX gene encoding aprataxin isoform X3: protein MMRVCWLVRQDHQQERIKLPHLEAVTIGRSPETKITDKKCSRQQEFEEEAKSPGLETHRKRKRSGSSDSVERDAAQEAEPSTGLQRGSDSSQCFVPPNKGTDASTKKGSLGHWSQGLKISMQDPKMQVYKDEQVVVIKDKYPKARHHWLVLPWASISSLKAVTREHLELLKHMHAVGEKLIADVAESSKLRFRLGYHAIPSMSHVHLHVISQDFDSPCLKNKKHWNSFNTEYFLESQAVIEMVQETGRVTVRDGMPELLKLPLRCHECQQLLPSIPQLKEHLKKHWPE from the exons ATGATGCGGGTGTGCTGGTTGGTGAGACAGGACCACCAGCAAGAGCGGATCAAACTTCCACATTTGGAAGCAGTCACCATTGGGCGTAGCCCGGAGACCAAGATCACTGATAAGAAATGTTCTCGACAGCAAG AGTTTGAGGAGGAGGCAAAGAGCCCTGGCCTCGAGacacacaggaagagaaagagatcaGGCAGCAGTGATTCTGTAGAAAGGGATGCTGCCCAGGAAGCTGAGCCCAGTACAGGACTGCAGCGTGGGAGTGATTCTAGCCAATGCTTTGTGCCCCCAAACAAGGGAACAGATGCATCTACTAAAAAG GGGTCATTGGGCCACTGGAGTCAAGGCTTGAAGATTTCTATGCAGGACCCCAAAATGCAG GTTTACAAAGATGAGCAGGTGGTGGTGATTAAGGATAAATACCCCAAGGCTCGTCACCACTGGCTGGTCTTACCATGGGCCTCCATTTCCAGTCTGAAGGCTGTTACCAGGGAACACCTTGAGCTCCTCAAACACATGCATGCTGTGGGGGAAAAGTTGATTGCAGATGTGGCTGAGTCGAGCAAACTCCGCTTTCGATTGGGCTACCACGCCATTCCTAGCATGAG CCATGTCCACCTTCATGTCATCAGCCAGGATTTTGATTCTCCttgccttaaaaacaaaaaacattggaATTCTTTTAATACAGAATACTTCCTAGAATCACAAG CTGTGATCGAGATGGTACAAGAGACTGGCAGAGTAACTGTCCGAGATGGGATGCCTGAGCTCTTGAAGCTGCCCCTGCGTTGTCATGAGTGCCAGCAGCTGCTGCCTTCCATTCCTCAGCTGAAGGAGCATCTCAAGAAGCACTGGCCAGAGTGA
- the APTX gene encoding aprataxin isoform X4, with product MMRVCWLVRQDHQQERIKLPHLEAVTIGRSPETKITDKKCSRQQVQLKAECNKGYVRVKQVGVNPTSIDSVIIGKDQEVKLQPGQVLHMGSLGHWSQGLKISMQDPKMQVYKDEQVVVIKDKYPKARHHWLVLPWASISSLKAVTREHLELLKHMHAVGEKLIADVAESSKLRFRLGYHAIPSMSHVHLHVISQDFDSPCLKNKKHWNSFNTEYFLESQAVIEMVQETGRVTVRDGMPELLKLPLRCHECQQLLPSIPQLKEHLKKHWPE from the exons ATGATGCGGGTGTGCTGGTTGGTGAGACAGGACCACCAGCAAGAGCGGATCAAACTTCCACATTTGGAAGCAGTCACCATTGGGCGTAGCCCGGAGACCAAGATCACTGATAAGAAATGTTCTCGACAGCAAG TACAGTTGAAAGCAGAGTGTAACAAAGGATACGTCAGGGTAAAGCAG GTAGGGGTCAATCCTACCAGCATTGACTCAGTCATAATTGGGAAGGACCAAGAGGTGAAGCTGCAGCCTGGCCAGGTTCTCCACATG GGGTCATTGGGCCACTGGAGTCAAGGCTTGAAGATTTCTATGCAGGACCCCAAAATGCAG GTTTACAAAGATGAGCAGGTGGTGGTGATTAAGGATAAATACCCCAAGGCTCGTCACCACTGGCTGGTCTTACCATGGGCCTCCATTTCCAGTCTGAAGGCTGTTACCAGGGAACACCTTGAGCTCCTCAAACACATGCATGCTGTGGGGGAAAAGTTGATTGCAGATGTGGCTGAGTCGAGCAAACTCCGCTTTCGATTGGGCTACCACGCCATTCCTAGCATGAG CCATGTCCACCTTCATGTCATCAGCCAGGATTTTGATTCTCCttgccttaaaaacaaaaaacattggaATTCTTTTAATACAGAATACTTCCTAGAATCACAAG CTGTGATCGAGATGGTACAAGAGACTGGCAGAGTAACTGTCCGAGATGGGATGCCTGAGCTCTTGAAGCTGCCCCTGCGTTGTCATGAGTGCCAGCAGCTGCTGCCTTCCATTCCTCAGCTGAAGGAGCATCTCAAGAAGCACTGGCCAGAGTGA
- the APTX gene encoding aprataxin isoform X5 — MVNELYPYIVEFEEEAKSPGLETHRKRKRSGSSDSVERDAAQEAEPSTGLQRGSDSSQCFVPPNKGTDASTKKGSLGHWSQGLKISMQDPKMQVYKDEQVVVIKDKYPKARHHWLVLPWASISSLKAVTREHLELLKHMHAVGEKLIADVAESSKLRFRLGYHAIPSMSHVHLHVISQDFDSPCLKNKKHWNSFNTEYFLESQAVIEMVQETGRVTVRDGMPELLKLPLRCHECQQLLPSIPQLKEHLKKHWPE, encoded by the exons ATGGTGAATGAACTTTATCCATATATTGTAGAGTTTGAGGAGGAGGCAAAGAGCCCTGGCCTCGAGacacacaggaagagaaagagatcaGGCAGCAGTGATTCTGTAGAAAGGGATGCTGCCCAGGAAGCTGAGCCCAGTACAGGACTGCAGCGTGGGAGTGATTCTAGCCAATGCTTTGTGCCCCCAAACAAGGGAACAGATGCATCTACTAAAAAG GGGTCATTGGGCCACTGGAGTCAAGGCTTGAAGATTTCTATGCAGGACCCCAAAATGCAG GTTTACAAAGATGAGCAGGTGGTGGTGATTAAGGATAAATACCCCAAGGCTCGTCACCACTGGCTGGTCTTACCATGGGCCTCCATTTCCAGTCTGAAGGCTGTTACCAGGGAACACCTTGAGCTCCTCAAACACATGCATGCTGTGGGGGAAAAGTTGATTGCAGATGTGGCTGAGTCGAGCAAACTCCGCTTTCGATTGGGCTACCACGCCATTCCTAGCATGAG CCATGTCCACCTTCATGTCATCAGCCAGGATTTTGATTCTCCttgccttaaaaacaaaaaacattggaATTCTTTTAATACAGAATACTTCCTAGAATCACAAG CTGTGATCGAGATGGTACAAGAGACTGGCAGAGTAACTGTCCGAGATGGGATGCCTGAGCTCTTGAAGCTGCCCCTGCGTTGTCATGAGTGCCAGCAGCTGCTGCCTTCCATTCCTCAGCTGAAGGAGCATCTCAAGAAGCACTGGCCAGAGTGA